A window of the Mucilaginibacter sp. cycad4 genome harbors these coding sequences:
- a CDS encoding MBL fold metallo-hydrolase, with protein sequence MKISKYLHSCLLFELDGYQLLFDPGKFSFAEGLVTPQMFGDVKSIVITHIHPDHFDIDILKSIVELSGAVLITNSQVGKELDKINLKYTLLEEGTHRAGPFKLQAFPVRHELIMDNPLPQMTGFLINNKVLHPVDSMEDKLLNFKGIELLIMVTMAPFANEPTISAFADELHPKQIFPVHDGYAKDFFILQRYAAYKKHFDKQGIKFHEIYKVGDGVSI encoded by the coding sequence ATGAAAATATCAAAATACCTGCATTCGTGCCTGCTTTTTGAACTGGATGGCTATCAATTACTGTTTGATCCGGGAAAGTTTTCTTTTGCCGAGGGCTTAGTTACACCGCAAATGTTCGGCGATGTAAAAAGTATTGTGATTACACATATCCACCCCGATCATTTCGATATCGACATTTTAAAAAGTATAGTTGAGTTAAGCGGAGCGGTGCTTATAACTAACTCGCAGGTAGGTAAGGAATTGGATAAGATCAATTTAAAATATACACTTCTTGAAGAAGGTACCCATCGCGCAGGGCCATTTAAACTCCAGGCATTCCCGGTAAGGCACGAGCTTATCATGGATAACCCACTGCCGCAAATGACGGGTTTCCTGATCAATAATAAAGTACTGCATCCGGTTGATTCGATGGAGGATAAGCTATTGAATTTTAAGGGAATTGAATTGCTAATTATGGTCACAATGGCGCCATTTGCCAATGAACCAACAATTTCGGCCTTTGCCGATGAATTGCACCCTAAACAGATCTTTCCGGTACATGACGGCTACGCAAAAGATTTCTTTATACTCCAGCGTTATGCCGCTTACAAAAAACATTTTGACAAGCAAGGAATCAAGTTTCATGAAATTTATAAAGTAGGAGATGGGGTTAGTATTTAG
- a CDS encoding acyl-CoA dehydrogenase family protein, which translates to MAKTDLYEAPDYYLLDELLTDEHKLIRSSVRDWVKKELSPIIEDYAQKAEFPSQLLKGLAEIGAFGPTIPVEYGGAGLDYTAYGIIMQELERGDSGIRSTASVQGSLVMYPIYAYGSEAQRKKYLPKLASGELMGCFGLTEPDHGSNPGGMTTNIKDAGDHYILNGAKMWISNSPFADIAVVWAKDEAGKIRGLIVERGMEGFTTPTTHNKWSLRASATGELVFDHVKIPKENLLPNVAGIKGPLGCLNQARYGIAWGALGAAMDCYDTALRYTKEREQFGRPIAGFQLQQKKLAEMITEITKGQLLVWRLGVLKNENRATPAQISMAKRNSVETAITIAREARQMLGGMGITGEYPIMRHMMNLESVITYEGTHDIHLLITGMDVTGLDAFK; encoded by the coding sequence ATGGCCAAAACAGATCTGTACGAAGCCCCCGATTATTATTTATTAGATGAGTTACTAACCGATGAGCATAAGCTGATCCGTTCATCAGTTCGCGACTGGGTAAAGAAGGAATTAAGCCCCATTATTGAGGATTACGCTCAAAAAGCCGAGTTCCCTTCGCAGCTGTTAAAAGGACTTGCCGAAATAGGTGCATTTGGGCCTACTATACCGGTGGAATATGGCGGGGCCGGCTTAGATTATACCGCATACGGCATCATCATGCAGGAATTGGAGCGCGGCGATTCGGGCATCCGTTCAACAGCATCTGTTCAGGGCTCGCTGGTGATGTACCCTATTTATGCTTACGGCAGTGAAGCACAGCGTAAGAAATATCTGCCTAAGCTGGCAAGCGGTGAATTAATGGGGTGTTTTGGCCTTACCGAGCCCGATCATGGCTCAAACCCTGGTGGCATGACCACCAACATTAAAGATGCCGGCGATCATTATATCCTTAACGGCGCCAAAATGTGGATCTCCAATTCGCCTTTTGCTGATATTGCAGTTGTTTGGGCTAAGGATGAAGCAGGTAAAATTCGCGGGCTGATAGTTGAGCGCGGCATGGAAGGTTTCACTACACCTACCACCCATAATAAATGGTCGTTAAGGGCATCGGCAACCGGTGAGCTTGTTTTTGATCATGTTAAAATTCCAAAAGAGAACCTGCTGCCCAACGTAGCCGGTATAAAAGGCCCGCTGGGTTGTTTAAACCAGGCCCGTTACGGTATTGCGTGGGGCGCGTTGGGCGCTGCGATGGATTGTTACGACACAGCCCTCCGTTACACCAAAGAACGTGAGCAGTTTGGCCGTCCAATAGCCGGGTTTCAGCTTCAGCAAAAAAAACTGGCCGAAATGATAACCGAAATTACCAAAGGACAGCTATTGGTTTGGCGTTTGGGGGTACTTAAAAATGAGAATAGGGCCACCCCTGCTCAAATATCGATGGCTAAGCGAAACAGCGTTGAAACGGCTATTACTATAGCCCGCGAAGCCCGGCAAATGCTCGGCGGCATGGGCATTACCGGCGAGTACCCCATTATGCGGCACATGATGAACCTTGAATCGGTAATAACTTATGAGGGTACGCATGATATCCACCTGCTTATTACCGGCATGGATGTTACCGGACTCGATGCTTTTAAGTAA
- a CDS encoding putative DNA modification/repair radical SAM protein, translated as MNVDRITEKLNILADAAKYDVSCASSGSDRKNKDKGLGNASNGICHSYTEDGRCVSLLKILLTNHCIFDCAYCVSRKNNDIKRAAFTVQEVVDLTINFYRRNYIEGLFLSSGIFKNADYTMERLVHVAKKLRIEHNFNGYIHLKSIPGASEELMREAGLYADRLSVNLEMPTEAGLKLLAPDKNRQDMIDPMRFLNQEIIRNTEEKKLFKNAPMFAPAGQSTQVIVGATPESDQQVLQSANYFYKNFNLKRVYYSGYVPVLADKRLPALNTAVPMVRENRLYQADWLMRFYGFHVNEIVNNQNPLLDLDIDPKLSWAIRNMQAFPIDINKADLQLILRVPGIGLLSAQKIVAARKFARLGWEQLKKIGVATNRARYFITCKSNEFERRDLTGQNIKQFIMAQSQSKYIKNTQTQLNLF; from the coding sequence ATGAATGTAGACAGGATAACGGAAAAGCTTAATATTTTGGCCGATGCGGCTAAATATGATGTGTCATGTGCATCGAGCGGAAGTGACAGGAAAAATAAGGACAAGGGTTTGGGAAATGCCAGTAACGGAATTTGCCATAGCTATACGGAAGATGGGCGATGTGTTTCGTTGCTGAAGATCCTGCTTACCAATCATTGTATTTTTGATTGCGCTTATTGTGTGTCGCGGAAAAATAATGATATCAAACGGGCTGCCTTCACGGTGCAGGAAGTGGTTGACCTTACCATTAACTTTTATCGCCGCAATTACATTGAAGGCTTGTTTTTAAGCTCCGGTATTTTTAAAAATGCCGATTATACCATGGAGCGGTTAGTGCACGTAGCTAAAAAACTGCGGATTGAGCATAATTTTAACGGATACATCCACCTAAAATCAATCCCCGGTGCAAGTGAAGAGTTGATGCGCGAAGCCGGGTTGTATGCAGATAGGCTCAGCGTGAATTTAGAAATGCCAACCGAGGCCGGATTAAAGCTGCTGGCACCCGATAAAAACCGGCAGGACATGATCGACCCGATGCGTTTTTTGAACCAGGAGATCATCCGGAATACAGAAGAGAAAAAGCTTTTTAAAAATGCCCCTATGTTTGCACCTGCAGGGCAAAGTACTCAGGTAATTGTTGGCGCCACGCCCGAGAGCGATCAGCAGGTGCTGCAATCTGCTAATTATTTCTATAAGAATTTTAATTTAAAGCGGGTGTACTATTCGGGCTATGTACCTGTGCTGGCCGATAAGCGGTTACCCGCCCTTAATACCGCGGTGCCTATGGTGCGCGAAAACCGTCTTTACCAGGCCGACTGGCTCATGCGTTTTTATGGTTTTCATGTAAACGAGATCGTCAATAACCAAAATCCATTGCTTGATCTGGATATTGACCCCAAACTCAGCTGGGCTATCCGCAATATGCAGGCCTTTCCTATTGATATCAATAAGGCCGATCTGCAACTGATCCTCCGGGTACCGGGTATCGGTTTGTTATCGGCACAAAAAATTGTGGCTGCACGAAAGTTTGCCAGGCTGGGCTGGGAGCAGCTTAAAAAAATAGGAGTGGCCACTAACCGTGCGCGATACTTCATTACCTGCAAAAGCAATGAATTTGAACGGCGCGATTTGACGGGCCAAAACATTAAGCAGTTTATTATGGCCCAATCGCAAAGTAAGTACATTAAAAATACGCAAACCCAACTTAACCTGTTTTGA
- a CDS encoding thioesterase family protein, translated as MTEKLTDYKYKTLIPIRFSDIDSFGHVNNAVYLTYFEIARIGYWKEIINWDWSNTGIILGRSEINYLKPITVQDNIACYVRTIRIGNSSFDMMHVLVKITPNGEEIVTTGKTVCISYDYSANKSVSIPSPERHRMINYDEPRLILNTN; from the coding sequence ATGACTGAAAAACTTACAGATTATAAATATAAGACCCTTATCCCCATCCGCTTTTCGGATATCGATTCATTTGGACACGTAAACAACGCTGTATATCTTACTTATTTTGAAATAGCCCGGATTGGTTATTGGAAGGAAATTATCAACTGGGACTGGAGCAATACCGGCATTATCCTGGGCCGGTCGGAGATCAACTATCTTAAACCCATTACAGTTCAGGATAATATTGCCTGCTATGTACGTACCATCCGTATAGGTAACAGCAGTTTTGATATGATGCATGTATTGGTAAAAATAACCCCCAATGGCGAAGAAATTGTAACAACCGGCAAAACGGTTTGTATCAGCTACGATTATTCGGCCAATAAATCCGTTTCTATTCCATCTCCCGAAAGGCACAGGATGATCAATTACGACGAACCAAGGTTAATTCTGAATACGAATTGA
- a CDS encoding HAD family hydrolase yields MQKPDSLIFDMDGTLWDAVDTYAESWNLIFQKLDIQRTIKRDELLHVIGMDGKKLTRVMLPEFDEEKGMEIYNAVNQVRREILPTSGGIMYKGVTEGLEQLAGKYKLFVLSNCAVGIIPLFLTWAGINEVITDSIAYGTNQMPKNHNMHVLMNKHNLQSPVYIGDTNGDAEQTRLAGIPFVFVSYGFGNTDDYDNKFDDFESLTQYYLSL; encoded by the coding sequence ATGCAGAAACCCGACAGCCTCATTTTTGATATGGACGGAACCCTTTGGGATGCCGTTGACACCTATGCCGAATCATGGAACCTGATATTCCAAAAACTTGATATTCAAAGAACTATTAAACGCGATGAGCTGCTGCACGTGATAGGTATGGACGGTAAAAAGCTTACCCGGGTAATGCTGCCCGAATTTGATGAGGAAAAGGGGATGGAGATCTATAATGCGGTAAATCAGGTAAGGCGCGAAATATTACCCACCAGCGGTGGTATTATGTACAAAGGAGTTACTGAAGGCCTGGAACAATTGGCAGGTAAATACAAGTTATTTGTATTAAGCAATTGTGCAGTGGGTATTATTCCACTGTTTTTAACATGGGCGGGCATTAATGAGGTTATTACGGATAGCATAGCTTATGGCACCAACCAGATGCCTAAAAATCACAATATGCATGTGCTCATGAATAAACACAATTTGCAGAGCCCCGTTTACATAGGTGATACTAATGGTGATGCTGAACAAACACGCCTTGCCGGTATACCGTTTGTATTTGTTAGCTATGGCTTTGGTAATACCGATGATTATGATAATAAGTTTGACGATTTTGAATCACTTACCCAATATTATTTGAGTTTGTAA
- a CDS encoding DUF6438 domain-containing protein, giving the protein MKSVSLLILFLTTLCGPALGQHATVESEQWMTEDLGYLYFNSGKVYFNLDGYKKHENKYKIEHDTLKIIDTYTTSADNFKQQHIDVSNFIINYFDGKKLTIKAVNDNAIKLAGRPPLQFKNYKASFDSGIKFSKLRFLSSTCYGNCPQLLINIWADGTYRLKGGEFADPYKGDYAGKLTNHQLDSLNYWLKHSELKKMYDWKQGSQVTDAPNYYLDIDFENNKDKLTLTTNDPPFNLTGLVNFLVESFRKVNLTKIKEGEKQAN; this is encoded by the coding sequence ATGAAAAGCGTATCACTGCTTATTTTATTTCTAACTACCCTGTGTGGCCCGGCATTAGGCCAGCATGCTACGGTTGAATCAGAACAGTGGATGACCGAAGATCTTGGTTACCTTTATTTTAATAGCGGCAAGGTTTATTTTAATTTGGATGGGTATAAGAAACACGAAAACAAATACAAAATAGAGCATGACACACTTAAAATAATTGATACCTATACTACCAGTGCAGATAATTTTAAACAACAGCATATTGATGTTTCTAACTTTATCATCAATTATTTCGATGGCAAAAAACTAACTATCAAAGCTGTTAATGATAATGCCATAAAATTAGCCGGTCGCCCTCCCTTACAGTTTAAAAATTATAAAGCCAGTTTCGATAGTGGGATTAAATTTTCAAAACTCCGTTTCCTGTCCTCAACCTGTTATGGCAATTGCCCTCAATTACTGATCAATATTTGGGCAGATGGCACTTATCGATTAAAAGGCGGCGAATTTGCAGATCCCTATAAAGGGGATTATGCCGGAAAGCTCACCAACCACCAACTTGACAGCCTGAACTATTGGCTGAAACATAGCGAATTAAAAAAGATGTACGATTGGAAGCAGGGCAGCCAGGTTACTGATGCCCCCAATTATTACCTGGATATTGATTTTGAAAATAATAAAGACAAACTTACGCTAACCACTAATGACCCGCCTTTCAATCTAACCGGTTTGGTGAACTTTTTAGTGGAGTCATTCAGAAAAGTAAATCTCACAAAAATTAAAGAGGGGGAGAAACAGGCAAACTAA
- a CDS encoding TIGR03915 family putative DNA repair protein — protein MNTLIYDGTFEGLLTAVFEIYERKLYPVKLLKGEWHTSALFEEVIPIVTDEARASRVLRGLRKKLSAAGVQRLYISHMAEIAGEDCNVLGFIRHVFDSDQNIEEDYGNKYVMRLSEILKMVRREKHRMEAFVRFQKLNDGTFYAAIEPDFNVLPLLIKHFKSRYADQKWMIYDITRAYGLYYDLHDTQFIEMDFAELNKPVNVIAAYSEDEGIYQNLWKNYFASVNIASRKNTRLHVRHIPKRYWRHLTEKI, from the coding sequence ATGAATACACTAATTTACGACGGAACGTTTGAGGGCTTGCTTACTGCTGTGTTTGAGATTTACGAGCGTAAACTGTATCCTGTAAAATTATTGAAGGGGGAGTGGCACACCAGTGCGTTGTTTGAGGAAGTAATTCCCATTGTTACTGACGAAGCGCGGGCCAGCCGGGTATTAAGGGGATTGCGTAAAAAGCTTTCCGCAGCCGGGGTGCAGCGCCTTTACATTAGCCACATGGCCGAAATTGCCGGCGAAGATTGCAATGTGCTTGGCTTTATCCGCCATGTTTTTGACAGTGACCAAAACATCGAAGAAGACTATGGCAATAAATATGTGATGCGCCTGTCGGAAATTTTGAAAATGGTGCGGCGCGAAAAACACAGGATGGAAGCCTTTGTCAGGTTTCAAAAACTGAATGATGGTACTTTTTATGCTGCTATCGAACCTGATTTTAATGTACTGCCCTTGTTAATTAAACACTTCAAAAGCCGGTACGCTGATCAAAAATGGATGATCTATGATATTACGAGAGCCTATGGCTTATATTATGACTTGCATGATACGCAATTCATTGAAATGGATTTTGCCGAATTAAATAAACCAGTTAATGTAATTGCCGCTTACAGTGAGGATGAAGGTATTTATCAAAACCTTTGGAAAAATTATTTTGCCAGCGTAAACATCGCTTCACGCAAAAATACCAGGCTTCATGTGCGCCATATTCCCAAGCGATATTGGCGGCATTTAACAGAGAAAATTTAA
- the folB gene encoding dihydroneopterin aldolase — MINIALQGAEFFAYHGFYPEEQKIGCRFLVDVNVGFVPPGDLLEDNLSKTVDYERVYIITCEEMKHPRKLIETVGQAIIDRIKKKYPFVESIEVTIKKLTPPLSGKVAHSAVIINYKKS, encoded by the coding sequence ATGATCAATATAGCCTTACAGGGCGCGGAGTTTTTCGCGTACCACGGATTTTATCCCGAAGAGCAAAAAATAGGTTGCCGTTTTTTAGTTGATGTAAATGTTGGTTTTGTGCCTCCCGGCGATTTGCTGGAAGATAACCTAAGTAAAACTGTTGACTATGAACGTGTGTATATTATTACATGCGAAGAGATGAAACATCCGCGTAAATTGATTGAAACCGTTGGCCAGGCAATTATCGATCGTATAAAAAAGAAATACCCTTTTGTTGAAAGCATTGAGGTTACTATTAAAAAGCTTACTCCGCCATTAAGCGGTAAAGTAGCGCATTCGGCTGTTATTATAAATTACAAGAAATCCTGA
- a CDS encoding Hsp20/alpha crystallin family protein — translation MTLVKFNNGLKNTSANPFFSDVFDSLINDSFLSDKLIARVPAVNIAETENEFHVELAVPGLKKEDFKINLGKNVLSVAAEKKAENVEEGKKFSKREYSYNSFVRSFTLPESADQSKIEADYADGILKLTVAKREEAKFQTREIAVK, via the coding sequence ATGACATTAGTAAAATTTAACAACGGCCTTAAAAACACTTCAGCTAACCCATTTTTTAGCGATGTATTTGATTCACTGATCAATGATTCATTTTTAAGTGATAAACTAATTGCCCGTGTACCTGCAGTTAACATAGCGGAGACCGAAAATGAGTTTCATGTTGAACTGGCTGTGCCTGGTTTAAAGAAAGAAGATTTTAAAATCAATCTCGGCAAAAATGTATTAAGCGTAGCTGCAGAAAAGAAAGCCGAAAATGTTGAAGAAGGTAAGAAATTCAGCAAACGTGAATATAGCTACAATTCATTTGTAAGGTCATTCACACTACCTGAAAGTGCTGATCAATCAAAAATTGAAGCAGATTACGCCGATGGTATCCTGAAGCTTACTGTAGCAAAAAGAGAAGAAGCTAAATTTCAAACGAGAGAAATAGCTGTAAAATAA
- a CDS encoding PhoH family protein has translation MKDGQRNQKKIFVLDTSVILYDHNAFQNFQEHDVAIPIQVLEELDNKKNGNDTRNFEARSFIRLMDELSHNGLINEWIPLNGKTKGSFKVAMDTKITGQDAEQIFGSDKTDHRILNAALGLQEENPGKKVVLVSKDICLRLKAKALNLHAEDYETGKIKNLEELYTGKTDVDKVTEKLIITLNKNENVPAENLKITSYTNNHFYVLKGKKSDTVGFYNSHSKQLEKVIEQPVLNIFPRNMEQSFAIHALLHPDIKLVTIQGNAGTGKTLLALASALEQRKYYRQIFVTRPIVPLSNKDIGFLPGDIKSKIDPYMAPIWDNLKFIKDQFGDDEKMQAKIDELVNNDKISIAPLAFIRGRTLSKIFFIVDEAQNLTPHEVKTIISRAGENSKFVFTGDIYQIDTPYLDAESNGLSYLIDKAKGHPLYAHITLQKGERSELANLATELL, from the coding sequence ATGAAGGACGGCCAGCGTAACCAGAAGAAAATATTTGTTTTAGATACTTCTGTGATCCTGTATGATCACAACGCATTTCAAAACTTTCAGGAGCACGATGTTGCCATACCCATCCAGGTATTGGAGGAACTCGATAATAAAAAGAACGGCAACGATACCCGCAACTTTGAGGCCCGAAGCTTTATCCGGCTTATGGACGAGCTATCACACAACGGACTGATCAATGAATGGATCCCGCTTAACGGCAAAACTAAAGGCAGCTTTAAAGTTGCCATGGATACTAAAATTACCGGACAGGATGCCGAGCAGATTTTTGGTTCGGATAAAACAGATCACCGCATCCTGAATGCAGCCCTCGGTTTACAGGAAGAAAACCCCGGCAAAAAGGTAGTGCTGGTATCAAAAGATATATGCCTCCGCCTCAAAGCCAAAGCCCTTAACCTGCATGCCGAAGATTATGAAACAGGCAAGATCAAAAACCTGGAGGAGCTTTATACCGGTAAAACGGATGTGGATAAGGTAACAGAAAAGCTCATTATAACCCTGAATAAAAACGAAAATGTACCGGCCGAAAATTTAAAGATCACCTCGTACACCAACAACCACTTTTATGTATTAAAGGGTAAAAAGAGTGATACGGTAGGTTTTTATAATTCGCATAGTAAGCAGCTTGAAAAAGTTATAGAACAGCCAGTGCTTAACATTTTTCCGCGCAATATGGAGCAGTCATTTGCTATTCATGCTTTATTGCATCCTGATATTAAGCTGGTAACCATACAGGGTAATGCAGGCACCGGTAAAACGCTGCTGGCATTGGCAAGTGCGCTTGAACAGCGTAAATATTATCGCCAGATTTTTGTCACCCGTCCTATAGTTCCTTTAAGTAATAAGGATATCGGCTTTTTACCCGGCGATATCAAATCAAAGATTGACCCATATATGGCCCCGATATGGGATAACCTGAAATTTATAAAAGATCAGTTTGGTGATGACGAAAAAATGCAGGCCAAAATTGATGAACTGGTTAATAACGATAAAATCTCGATAGCGCCACTGGCTTTTATTCGCGGGCGTACGCTTAGCAAGATCTTCTTTATTGTTGATGAAGCACAAAACCTAACCCCGCACGAAGTGAAAACTATCATATCCAGGGCAGGTGAAAACAGTAAATTTGTATTTACAGGCGATATTTACCAGATAGATACCCCGTATCTCGACGCAGAAAGTAACGGACTGTCGTATTTAATAGATAAAGCCAAAGGGCATCCGCTTTACGCACATATCACCCTGCAAAAAGGGGAGAGGAGCGAGCTGGCCAATTTGGCTACCGAGCTGTTGTAG
- a CDS encoding FAD-linked oxidase C-terminal domain-containing protein — protein MEFNKISAQILEAITAIVGTGNVLTSRESLEKYSHDETEDLVYYPEVVARPQTPEEVAALLKICNENLIPVTPRGAGTGLSGGALPVNGGLLIAMERFNKILEIDEQNLQATVEPGVITEEFMNAVAVKGLLYPVDPASKGSCFIGGNVSHGSGGPRVVKYGTIREYVLNLQVVLTSGEIIWTGANTLKYASGYNLTQLMIGSEGTLGIVTKIVVKLIPAPTLDALMLASFPTNEMACAAVSAIFRAGIIPSALEFMERRGVEWVKEHDDIAFDLQDGIEAFLLIEVDGTNQDVIFTDCEKINAVLEAFNCRDVLFADSTAQKEELWRLRRTMAVSVKSNSVYKEEDTVVPRAALPQLIKGIKETGTKYGFESVCYGHAGDGNLHVNIIKANMSDEDWNNKLKSGIQEIFELTVSLGGTLSGEHGIGLVQKEFMPIKYSEMHFALWKGIKQVFDPKGILNPGKIF, from the coding sequence ATGGAATTCAATAAAATATCGGCTCAAATATTAGAGGCTATAACCGCAATTGTTGGCACCGGTAATGTTTTAACCAGCCGCGAAAGTCTCGAAAAGTACAGCCATGACGAAACCGAAGACCTGGTTTACTATCCGGAAGTTGTAGCCCGCCCGCAAACACCCGAAGAGGTTGCTGCATTGTTGAAAATATGTAACGAAAACCTGATCCCGGTAACACCGCGCGGAGCTGGTACTGGTTTAAGCGGTGGCGCCCTGCCGGTTAATGGCGGTTTGCTGATAGCCATGGAGCGTTTTAATAAAATCCTTGAAATTGATGAGCAAAACCTGCAGGCCACTGTTGAACCCGGCGTTATAACCGAAGAGTTTATGAACGCGGTGGCTGTAAAGGGTTTGTTATACCCCGTTGACCCAGCCAGTAAAGGCAGCTGTTTTATTGGAGGTAATGTATCTCATGGTTCAGGCGGGCCGCGGGTTGTTAAATACGGTACCATACGGGAGTATGTACTCAACTTACAGGTTGTTTTAACATCGGGCGAAATCATCTGGACGGGTGCAAATACGCTTAAATATGCATCAGGTTATAATTTAACCCAATTGATGATCGGTTCGGAAGGCACCCTGGGCATTGTTACCAAAATTGTGGTGAAGCTTATTCCGGCTCCAACTTTAGATGCTTTAATGCTTGCCTCGTTCCCAACCAATGAAATGGCTTGCGCAGCTGTTTCGGCTATATTCAGGGCAGGGATCATTCCATCTGCGCTGGAGTTTATGGAGCGAAGAGGAGTGGAGTGGGTTAAGGAGCATGATGACATTGCTTTTGATTTGCAGGATGGTATTGAAGCGTTTTTATTGATTGAAGTAGATGGTACTAACCAGGATGTGATTTTTACCGATTGCGAAAAAATAAATGCAGTACTTGAAGCGTTTAACTGCCGTGATGTGTTGTTTGCCGACTCGACTGCTCAAAAGGAAGAGCTTTGGCGTTTAAGGCGTACCATGGCAGTATCGGTAAAATCAAACTCGGTTTATAAAGAGGAGGATACCGTTGTGCCCCGCGCAGCACTGCCGCAGCTGATTAAAGGAATAAAAGAAACGGGTACCAAATATGGCTTTGAATCAGTTTGTTACGGCCATGCCGGCGATGGAAACCTGCATGTAAATATCATTAAGGCTAACATGAGCGATGAAGACTGGAATAACAAGCTCAAATCCGGTATCCAGGAAATATTTGAATTAACTGTATCGCTTGGCGGCACCTTGTCGGGTGAGCACGGCATTGGCCTGGTACAAAAAGAGTTTATGCCGATAAAATATTCGGAAATGCATTTTGCATTGTGGAAAGGAATCAAGCAAGTGTTTGATCCTAAAGGAATTTTGAACCCCGGGAAGATATTTTAG